A DNA window from Geovibrio ferrireducens contains the following coding sequences:
- a CDS encoding ATP synthase F0 subunit B, which yields MKKIIFTLILAAVSLSAFAAGDGHGTVDMGAMLKNFGYRVLVFVLFVIILFKLLKKPILEFLDKRSKEIEKSIQTAKEANDTAKTEIESYKLKMKGFEKDLETMKQRALEAAENEKKAIIEDAEKQIEKLGRLAESRIQADYKKASEELKKQAVAAALNAAQAKLGQELTAEKQNEILGNYIKKLGVIR from the coding sequence GTGAAGAAAATCATTTTTACATTGATCCTCGCGGCAGTTTCACTCAGCGCTTTCGCAGCCGGTGACGGACACGGAACCGTAGACATGGGCGCTATGCTCAAAAACTTCGGCTACAGGGTGCTTGTTTTTGTTCTTTTCGTTATCATTCTCTTTAAGCTTCTTAAAAAGCCTATCCTTGAGTTTCTTGACAAGAGATCAAAAGAGATTGAGAAGTCCATTCAGACAGCTAAGGAAGCCAACGATACCGCCAAAACGGAGATCGAAAGCTACAAGCTGAAGATGAAAGGCTTCGAGAAAGATCTTGAAACCATGAAGCAGAGAGCACTTGAAGCAGCCGAAAACGAGAAAAAGGCTATAATCGAAGATGCTGAAAAGCAGATCGAAAAGCTTGGCCGTCTCGCAGAAAGCAGGATTCAGGCTGATTACAAAAAGGCCTCCGAAGAGCTTAAAAAACAGGCGGTCGCAGCCGCTCTTAATGCTGCTCAGGCTAAGCTCGGTCAGGAACTGACCGCTGAGAAGCAGAACGAGATCCTCGGCAATTACATAAAGAAATTAGGGGTGATCAGGTGA